The sequence GATCGTCATCACGCTGCAGTAACTGCACATCTTTTTCGGTAATCTATCTGTAGTCTTGACCTGAAATTTATATGTTAAATGACTTTAGTTTTTCTGCGTACTTATctaattttttacttacacATTAGATgaaaatagtataaataatacatacatatagtcatgtctatatcccttgctgggtagacaaagccaaaacagtcttgaagactgaaagacccCATTCAGCTGTATAGGCCCATTGCTCTACAAggggaatctcaagtttttaagcccatcctttagtcgcctttaacgacatccatgggtaagatttggtctctgcctacccttcggGAGAGCGGAGGGTTTTAGaatgaatgtatatatttattattgttactgtgtaaaacTCTATTCAACAATTGTTTGCTATCAGACCAGTATAAAAATGACAGCTTTCATCATTGCCCAGACCAAGGATCGAATCTAGGATTTCAGTTTCAGAGGCAAGAACGTCGCCAGCGGGGTAAAGAGACCGTAAAAAGGAATAAACACGAAATTAGTACCTGTATTCCTGTGACAGTTTCGTACGATGAAATcagtttatttgaataaatatcaaaaagttTCACATCCGTCGCGAGACACACGCGACATGCGAGTATTTCTGCCATATTCACTTTTAAGTACAAGAACTgaatctattatttatttttacaattcaattcaacacaaatacacaaacaaaactctatacttaaaaataataattgaattattgTTTTGCCGTTGTGACAACCTGGAAGGATTTTGACAGTAAcagcaaaatatttgaatagaCGTCAAATTGGCAGTTTGCCAATGAGCGCATCAAGTTTACAGTCTATGGTTAAAGTCAAGTTGAAGTTCATAGTGGTGTATCATACCATCCCTCACATTTTATCGATAGTTatataaagataatataagCCGCCTCTTTCCAAAAGGGgataggcaaagactacatacATCTTCCCCTTATCgatagttttacatacatacatatcgtcacgtctatatcccttgtggggtagacagagacaacagtcttgaaaagactgatcggtcacgttcagctatttggctttatgatagaattgagatccaaatagtgacaggttgctagcccatcgcctaaaaaaggaatcccaagtttgtaagcctatcccttagttgccttagtttacgacatccatgggaaatagatggagtgatcctattcttttttgaattggtgccgggaaccacacggcacatagatCGATagtttttaaagaattatttcCTAGCATTATTCACTCGCATGAAATTCTCTGAATATGGATTGCATAAATATGACCATTTCATGAAGATACAACCGGTTGCAAAATACCTGTTGACAAAAGGCACATGGatagttgaaaaatattaacaaattagtaattttaatatcgaTTGAATATAGCTTAATAAATAACAGTTAAACTTAAGCTTAACAACTGGTAAGCTTAAACTTGTACGTACCATAGGTGAAGAGACGAAAAGCTAAGTAGtaagtgaaaatttaaaaaataacaataaattataggGAAATATCGATGTATCAAATACCCATCCTTAGTCTAGCACATCTTCTGAATCTGTGCCGCCATGACACTTGcacagaataaaattaaatggcgTTTTGTGTTATTCACGTAGATTTATAATCTTTCCCGTATTTCTAATCTGTTGAATTGAATTTCAGCATGACGGAGAGCGATACTAAAAAAGCTGACACTGTTTATTGTTCGTTCGTGAGCATCCACTATATAGTCTGTGAATGTGGTGAGACTTTTCCTACGGAAGATGAGTTGAAATTCCATTTGGAAACTGAACACCCTCaggaaattaagaaaaaagacTTTAAATGCAGCTTGGTAAGTTTATAACATCCGAGAAAAAGTTACTCATGTTTATTTACACTTTTGATGGCGCGGAAAACTGttcttatttacatttttttttgcctcTGATAAATTTACTGCCCAATTTTTGAAGCTTAACCTTACTTGACACTTATCCAGCTGgtgaattataaatgtttaagcTGCTTCTCTGAGTTCAGattgtacaatacaataaaggGATAAGgttatgaaattgagattctccATTTTTATTAGGTTATCAACCTGTGGCTATCTGAATCTCGATTCAAATAAAAGtcgaaacagctgaacatgatcTAACAATAATTTTGAGTTAGATGACTCTTTTAAATGTCCaataaatgaaatcaaaatttttattcattattgtagGACATTACAagcatcacttaataattatcactgtattggtttcacaacattgtctaatgttttataaattacttaacatacatacagtcacatctaaattcctttatttatgcattaaacagagccaacagtctagaaaagactgaaaaggcCACATTCTGCTGGTTGGCATAATAATCAAATTGAGaaccatattcaaggaatataatgattatgatttaaatagtgtTAGCTTGCTGtcccatcacctacaaaaaataaaactaagtttgtCAGCCTTTCCCATAGTTTATTTGAAGTGCAATAAATAATGAGAAGAGAGGAAGGTCATGTTACTGACAGAGCCTTAAATATGGAAGTGaaaggtttaagaaataggggaagactgaaaaagagatggatggacagcgtaaaggatagtatgagtGGAAAGAATTGAGAGAGAAACAAGAAGTAATTGGAACAAACTAACATACagtgccgaccccacgtagaaagtgggaaaaggcaATGACAAAGGAAGAAGCAGAAAGAAAGAAGTgggtattgaaataattaccATTTACTCTATTCCAGTGCGACCTAGTATTCACTACCCAAGAAGAATGTACAGTGCACCATCAGGAGGCGCACACCACGAAGATGGTCCTGGTGAGGCCGCCGTCACCTCCGAAGTTGAAGTTCATTTTGCAGCCTATCAAGAAAAAAGAGCCTGACCAGGTAATTGTACTAATAATCACAtcatgccatgtggttcccggcactatggAAAAGCACTGTATATCTTTCGACGGATAatgtataaggcgactaagggataggcttataaacttgggattctacatGTAAGctgatgggctggcaacctgtcactatttcaatatcgattccatcataaagccatacagcagaAGATAGCCGTACTTTcgtcaagactgttagctctgttaacttagcaagggatatagacgttacttcatacaaacatataatcacatccatatcctttgcgggtaggcagagccaacagtcttaaaaggactgataggccatgttcagctgtttggcttaatgatagaattgagattcaaatagtgacaggttgctagtctgttgccttaaagaagaatcccaagtttatatacgTTActtcatgccgtgtggtttccggcaccaataggaaaaagaataggaccactccatctatttccccgtgaatgtcgtaaaaggcgactaagggataggcttataaacttggcatttttcttttaggtgacagtccagcaacctgtcgctattcgagtctcaattctatcttaaagccaaatagctgaacgtggcctatcagtctttttttcaagactgtcggctctgtctaccccgcaagggatatagacgtgattatgtgtatgtgtgtactttatgtatgtatgtatgtattgtaaatgtgattttattattccaGGATATAATAGTGACCAGCGGTAAGCACCCAGGAACAAGGAAGAAGCCACCGAACAAGAACATTAAGACCAAGGTGTGCGAAGTCTGCGGCAAGAAATATACTGTAAGTGAATTGACCGATTTtaggatttattttttaaattacttgcTATTGCCTGCCACTTCTAGTTCCTCATGGctttttagtcccggttgtatcctagtgccgtgtggttcccggcaccaatacaaaaaagaataggaccattccatctctttcaacaacgtgtcgtagaaggcgactaagtgataggtttaaaaacttgggtttcttattttaggcgatgggctagcaacctgtcactatttgaatctcaattctatcattaagccaaatagctgaaagtggccattcagccttttcaagactgttggctctgtctaccccgcaaggtatatagacgtgattatatgtatgtatgtatcctattctggagaggagcttgGTGGTACGCCTtcgaccatggaccctggattgtgtgagtcaggttttcacacgaagcatgactatatgtatgtaattgatcatataaaataaacaacgcagtttttttaaggaaaTGTAGTATTAGTTTAACCTTAGATTTCAACAACAGCTCAAAGACAAAAACTACCATAGACACGACATGACAGTAAGTGTTGCAATATCAAGTCTTACAGAAGCAGTCGTTAAAGAAGATAaaggtaaaattatattgcacTATTTCTAACAGTAATGTATGAATTTGTTTGCAGTCCAATGCAGCGTTGAGGTACCACCAAAGAATGCACACGGGCGAGAGACCGTACCAATGTGAATATTGTGAGAAAGCGTTCACCATGCCTCTGTTTCTGCAGGTAAAtatgtgccgtgcggttcccacACATCACATTtcacatgtaatcacgtctatatcccttgcggggtatacagggccaacagtcttgaaaagactgataggccacgttcagctgtttgggttaatgatagaatttagatcgcctaaaagaagaatcccaagtttataagcctatcccttagtcgccttttacgacatccgtgggaaagagatggatggggtggtcctattcttttttgtaatggtgccgggaaccacacggcctcataaacatacaaacctgttttgtttttgctcCAGATCCACACCAGAATACACACGGGAGAGAAACCTTACCAGTGTCAGAATTGTCCCAAAGCTTTTGGGAATAAAGCGGCACTAGTCAGACATGACAGGGTGAGtgattaacatacatataatgttcAAAGAAGTTTGAAAAGTTACACAAACTCTATCTTGTTGTTCTTGTTTATCTGTGGCGCGGCGCCACATGCGCGCGCGcatcttgaaaatacatgGTAGATATTCGTGTCCAAGCTATCCCGTGGGTTTATTGcatgaatattaataaataattgaattataaataaatcaaataaatgaattatctaacTATctatatttgacggcctctgtggcgcagcggtagtgcgcttgtctgcgacaccggaggtcccgggttcgaatcccggccagggcatgatgagaaacgaactttctctgattgtcctgggtcttggatgtttatctatataagtatttattataaatatagtatcgttcagttagtatctcgtaacacaagtttcgaacttacttcgaggctaactcgatctgtgtaatttgtcaaaaaataaagtaataaataaataaaaaaaataaaataaaagctatCCTGTGGCGCTACCTACTTAACCTCTCAGATGCTAAGCGCCCGTACTACTGAGACACTAGGACTGCGGCGGATTTGAACGCAAAATGACGCGCGCGACTTGTTTCAGAATTGGATGAAAATATAGGAATATTTGCtttgaagttaataaaatactattgtACAGTCAAAGCTAGATATGTATTGCATATTTATAGCACCAtattatagcaaataaattcatttaattttactttactgGACCTTTAGTTACAACATTCAACAAAAACACTTGCGCGATCTATAGTTGTCATTATTTCCACATAATATTCGTATTTAGGTAGATATTATGATGATATTtatcttatatttaataaataacacagtttttactattaaatcatagtttttctttcaaaaatccgatatttttcaaaataaatctctcAAGGTCACACACTGATCTAGATCTTTTTGAAACTGGTCTGTTTTGAACtgattttcaataattttcatttcaaagtaacaaattaatttctgtTGTCTGTGGTTGCTGAGTATGTTTGGGATTTAATTAAGCAATTTTTAATCATAACGATATGTATTTTAAGCTTAAAATCGAGTTATAAGTTGTCTCGGACAGTTGGCGTATATATGCGCCACAGCAGCTGAGAGGTTAAAGCGACGAAATTAACgctatctaaaaaaaaaacgataaatTTAGCGCCGCAGGTTtcattttacgacatacacgggaacgagatggagtggtcctattcgtttgtttttttattggtgccgggaatcactcatatattatcaaaactaatattataaatgcgaaagtatggatgtttgttactatttcacgcaaactactgaaccgattacgatgaaactactctttatcccggagtcccaATGTCAATGTCTCTGTCtcccccgtaagggatatagacgttatgtatgcatttacgtaatcttttaaaaactgttggctctgtattcTTCtcttatatgtttgtatgaaaatcctacttcactacatagtataaaacaaagtcgctattttagtctgtttgtctgtatgcttaaatctttaaaattacgcaacggattttgatgcggttttttgtaacaggtagagtgattcaagaggaaggtttttatgtataattttttccgaattttgcacccgtgcgaagccggggcgggtcgctagtatattataaatgcgaaagttagtgaCTATgacaggatgtcagtatggatgtctGTTAGGTACTCTtccacgcaaaaactactgaaccgattaagATGAAACTACTTTTTATCTTGGGGGTCAacgcgggaatgattccacgcggactaagtcgcgggcggcctctagatATGatgtatttaggatcgtggattttgatacttttattttttcatactttctgaaatataaaccaaaaattttcttttaacgtttttaaatatcctttaaatgagtacacttaacagttaaatttatgcagttgaattaaaagtcaccctgtatttatttatctatctatttg is a genomic window of Amyelois transitella isolate CPQ chromosome 28, ilAmyTran1.1, whole genome shotgun sequence containing:
- the LOC106142746 gene encoding zinc finger protein 816: MTESDTKKADTVYCSFVSIHYIVCECGETFPTEDELKFHLETEHPQEIKKKDFKCSLCDLVFTTQEECTVHHQEAHTTKMVLVRPPSPPKLKFILQPIKKKEPDQDIIVTSGKHPGTRKKPPNKNIKTKVCEVCGKKYTSNAALRYHQRMHTGERPYQCEYCEKAFTMPLFLQIHTRIHTGEKPYQCQNCPKAFGNKAALVRHDRVHTGVKPYHCPHCHKAFTQSNSMKLHVHTVHLKLPTPYKRKRGEKIVKQEMQDWCVVKDEVHDTSALCDEETRAEDGSVYYDDDDDQQIVYEVVYEQE